The genomic segment CTCTTGATCACTTCTACGCATGGCGCAGGCGATCTGCCGGACAACTTACAGCCTTTATATGACGCGCTGGCAGCGCAACGTCCCGATCTCAGTCAGGTTCGTTATGGCGCTATCGGCATCGGTAGCCGCGAATACGATACGTTTTGCGGTGCGATTGAAAAAATGGACGCGCTGCTCATCGACTGTGGCGCAAAACGCGTCGGTGAACCGCTTAAGATCAACATTCTCGATCATGATATTCCCGAGGATCCGGCAGAAGTGTGGC from the Cronobacter condimenti 1330 genome contains:
- the mioC gene encoding FMN-binding protein MioC; its protein translation is MTDITLISGSTLGGAEYVAEHLAEKLEDAGFSTETLHGPLLEDLKPAGIWLLITSTHGAGDLPDNLQPLYDALAAQRPDLSQVRYGAIGIGSREYDTFCGAIEKMDALLIDCGAKRVGEPLKINILDHDIPEDPAEVWLGSWKNLL